The Dehalococcoidia bacterium genome contains a region encoding:
- a CDS encoding trypsin-like peptidase domain-containing protein, whose product MRNTAARLLILPVVFISAMLCGCGSPAIVGSLVKVQADNAVVNGIVINQDGYIATGSGALGNSTALSVELKPGQSYEGRLVCRDSERDLALLKIEAPEIKAALLGDSDLVRQWDEVTVWGFKPGDTAPIESKGSVTSLPKDEQITYLQTNAALDPSLAGSAVLNKAGEMVGMVSWNSDRPGREGFALTSNEIQRMLDQAGEAESDPLAVAPVDSPSVFSDRAVISWRTNRPATGQVEFGLKGSYGNKTALDETMLNTHAAVLQGLVPKTTYYFRVLSVDCCGNTVASKGYTLTTTAAGAQAGEFKISNVDVYDITSTAASVRWITSKPATGAVNYTADKETESDSEMDNSFVYEHKFRLNGLYPQTRYNVTIKSETDFDESAQQTLNPFTTQPTSPVCCKLNCRILDFSFKTLQGDDFTNSDIAGKKVFIIFTKTTCPTCMQQALFLNDVYRDWPKDSDLLMFMVASGEKQKDVEEWIKKYGLVMPVYMDQTAKLVSGCQFRTIPSALFLDTGSVIRDYKSGGFGNRKDMEAALKYFYEQER is encoded by the coding sequence ATGCGGAATACAGCGGCCCGGCTCTTGATACTGCCGGTTGTTTTCATATCAGCGATGTTGTGCGGCTGCGGCAGCCCCGCAATCGTGGGTTCACTGGTGAAGGTGCAAGCCGACAATGCGGTCGTCAACGGCATAGTCATTAATCAGGACGGCTATATAGCTACCGGCAGCGGCGCGCTGGGCAACTCCACTGCTCTATCGGTTGAGCTCAAGCCCGGGCAGAGCTACGAGGGCCGTTTGGTCTGCAGGGACAGCGAGAGGGACCTGGCCCTGCTCAAAATAGAGGCGCCTGAGATCAAGGCGGCTTTACTGGGAGATTCTGACCTTGTGCGCCAATGGGATGAGGTGACGGTGTGGGGATTTAAACCCGGCGATACCGCTCCGATAGAGTCAAAGGGCAGCGTGACTTCGTTGCCCAAAGACGAGCAGATTACCTATTTACAGACCAACGCAGCCCTGGACCCATCGCTGGCGGGAAGCGCCGTATTGAACAAGGCGGGCGAGATGGTTGGCATGGTTTCATGGAATTCTGACCGGCCGGGTCGCGAAGGGTTCGCGCTGACATCCAACGAGATACAAAGAATGCTGGATCAGGCCGGGGAAGCTGAATCCGACCCGCTTGCCGTCGCTCCGGTCGATTCTCCTTCGGTCTTCAGCGACCGCGCGGTGATTTCCTGGCGGACCAACCGGCCGGCAACCGGCCAGGTTGAGTTCGGATTAAAAGGCTCTTATGGTAACAAGACAGCGCTGGACGAGACCATGCTGAATACACATGCAGCCGTGCTGCAGGGATTGGTGCCTAAAACGACCTATTATTTCCGGGTGCTTTCCGTCGACTGTTGCGGCAATACTGTGGCTTCAAAGGGATATACGCTCACGACCACGGCGGCCGGCGCCCAGGCGGGCGAGTTCAAGATCTCGAATGTTGACGTATACGATATCACCAGCACGGCCGCTTCGGTGAGATGGATTACCAGCAAACCGGCTACGGGCGCGGTTAACTACACTGCGGATAAAGAGACCGAATCCGACAGCGAAATGGATAACAGCTTTGTGTACGAACATAAATTCAGGTTGAACGGCCTCTATCCTCAGACTCGCTACAACGTGACCATAAAGTCCGAAACTGATTTCGATGAGTCTGCGCAACAGACGCTGAATCCTTTCACAACACAGCCGACCTCCCCCGTTTGCTGCAAGTTGAATTGCAGGATATTGGATTTCTCCTTTAAAACCCTTCAGGGAGATGACTTCACCAACAGTGATATAGCGGGCAAGAAGGTGTTTATTATCTTCACCAAGACCACCTGCCCGACCTGCATGCAGCAGGCGCTTTTTCTTAACGACGTCTATCGCGACTGGCCGAAGGACAGCGACCTGTTGATGTTTATGGTGGCAAGCGGCGAAAAGCAGAAGGATGTCGAGGAATGGATAAAGAAATACGGGCTGGTCATGCCCGTTTATATGGATCAGACGGCGAAGCTGGTCAGCGGATGCCAGTTCAGGACCATACCCTCAGCTCTCTTTCTGGATACGGGATCGGTCATAAGGGATTATAAGAGCGGCGGATTCGGTAATAGAAAGGATATGGAAGCTGCACTGAAGTATTTCTATGAACAAGAGCGATAG
- a CDS encoding enoyl-CoA hydratase/isomerase family protein — translation MSLVEWSVDENVALLTMKSGENRFNMGFCNELLKALDDIENNTAVTALVVKSADEKIWCNGMDLDWLVPAIGRKDPDVEKFFETQDRVYRRFTFYPMNTVAALTGHAFAGGAILACSFDFLYMRADRGFLCFPEVDLNIPFLPYMDALIKRTLPSTKVREAQLTGKRYTAVELEKINVVRKACSSADETVKEAVAFAKSLNKGRGIVGEMKKVMNARIGNLMDNVVRPKLDTGGVPIK, via the coding sequence ATGTCCTTAGTCGAATGGAGCGTTGACGAAAACGTCGCGTTGCTCACCATGAAGAGCGGTGAGAACAGGTTTAACATGGGCTTCTGCAACGAATTGCTCAAAGCGCTGGACGATATCGAGAATAATACCGCCGTCACCGCGCTTGTCGTGAAATCCGCCGACGAAAAGATCTGGTGCAACGGTATGGACCTCGACTGGCTGGTGCCCGCTATCGGACGCAAGGATCCCGACGTGGAGAAGTTTTTTGAGACGCAGGACAGGGTTTACAGGCGATTTACCTTCTATCCCATGAATACGGTGGCGGCGCTGACCGGCCACGCATTCGCCGGGGGCGCCATACTGGCCTGCTCCTTCGATTTTCTTTACATGCGCGCCGACCGCGGCTTCCTGTGTTTCCCCGAAGTCGATCTCAATATCCCCTTCCTGCCGTATATGGATGCTTTGATCAAGAGGACTTTGCCCTCAACCAAAGTGCGCGAAGCCCAGCTGACCGGGAAGCGTTACACCGCTGTAGAGCTGGAGAAGATCAACGTTGTGCGCAAAGCCTGCTCCTCGGCCGATGAGACCGTAAAAGAGGCGGTGGCCTTCGCTAAAAGCCTGAATAAGGGCAGAGGTATCGTGGGCGAGATGAAAAAAGTCATGAACGCACGCATCGGAAATCTCATGGACAATGTGGTTAGACCTAAACTGGATACGGGCGGCGTTCCCATTAAATAG
- a CDS encoding 3-hydroxyacyl-CoA dehydrogenase family protein, which yields MSEDKTRSGGFIMDNVMVIGAGFMGGGIAQVAAQSGYNVYLQDMSSEAITKSLAQIKWSTEKLASKGRIRDSAQVVQNRINPVNDFSAAPRCKWVIEAVFEDEKIKKDMFKELDAACPVDTILASNTSSIPITRLASLTVHPERVVGLHFFGPVPMMRLVEVIKGEKTSDEVFRKSVDFIASLGQYPVKVMKDIPGFIMNRVSGVAFREALSLVENGIATVEDVDKGMRYGFNWNIGPFEIADNAGIDTYVRVGKSFAALGATDIAASSPLMEKMLKAGRLGRKVGKGFYDYSPDGKMTPFDVTKL from the coding sequence ATGTCTGAAGACAAAACACGCTCAGGGGGCTTTATTATGGACAACGTCATGGTCATCGGCGCAGGCTTTATGGGCGGTGGCATAGCCCAGGTGGCGGCGCAGTCCGGTTACAACGTATACCTGCAGGATATGAGTTCAGAGGCGATCACAAAGAGCCTGGCGCAGATAAAATGGTCGACCGAGAAGCTTGCCTCCAAGGGCAGGATCAGGGACAGCGCTCAAGTGGTGCAAAACAGGATCAATCCGGTCAATGACTTCTCCGCAGCCCCCCGCTGTAAATGGGTTATCGAAGCCGTCTTCGAGGACGAGAAAATAAAAAAGGACATGTTCAAGGAGCTGGACGCCGCCTGCCCGGTGGATACCATCCTGGCCTCCAACACATCCAGCATACCCATTACCCGCCTGGCTTCGCTGACCGTACATCCGGAGAGGGTGGTCGGACTGCACTTCTTCGGCCCGGTGCCGATGATGCGGCTGGTGGAGGTCATCAAGGGCGAGAAGACCTCGGATGAAGTGTTCAGGAAAAGCGTGGACTTTATAGCTTCCCTGGGGCAGTACCCGGTCAAGGTCATGAAAGATATACCCGGGTTCATCATGAACCGCGTGAGCGGCGTAGCATTCAGGGAGGCGCTGTCGCTGGTAGAGAACGGCATCGCAACGGTGGAAGACGTGGATAAAGGCATGCGTTACGGATTCAACTGGAATATCGGCCCCTTCGAGATCGCCGATAACGCAGGCATCGATACTTATGTAAGAGTGGGCAAATCCTTCGCCGCGCTGGGCGCTACGGATATCGCGGCGTCATCGCCGCTGATGGAGAAAATGCTCAAGGCCGGAAGGCTGGGCCGCAAGGTCGGCAAGGGTTTCTACGATTACTCGCCCGATGGGAAGATGACTCCCTTCGATGTAACCAAGCTATAG